Below is a genomic region from Trichoderma asperellum chromosome 2, complete sequence.
TCATATTGAGAACCTCATCGAGAACGCACGTGTGGTACCTGCCGTCAACCAGGTGGAAGTTCATCCTTTCTGCCAGCGCGAGGCTCTGGTTGATCTCTGCGATAAGTATGGTATCAAGATCGAAGCTTACTCCCCACTTGCTCGGGGCAACAAGCTCGAAGATCCTACTATCAACGCCATTGCCAAGAAGTATGGCAAAACTCCCGCTCAGATTCTCCTCAACTGGAATGCTGCTCGAGGAAATGTTGTCTTGCCCAAGAGCTTGACCCCATCTCGAATCGAGAGCAACCTCCAGAGCTTTGACTTTGACTTGTCTGAGGAAGACATTGAGACTATCAATGCACTTGGCACTGAGAACTACATCACTGGCTCCATGCACAAGTCCAGCGACTGAATGAATTAATGACTTTGCTACATGAGATATGAAATCCTCCCCTTTTACGCTTGGGGGTTATccctccccctttttgcATCCTCTTTTCTAGACTGGATCTGGAATTGAATCTACGACACAATACCTCGTCTCCAAAAGTGCTATTTTGACGAACTGCGAGACACGCATCGTCATGACTAAGAAGCATGAATAGATGGATAGACTTTTATAGAGGAATAGGCTCTAGCGGCACGGCTGCTCAGAAGGGAAATTCGCCAGttgttttttactttttatagtGACTCCTATTTAGCGCTGTCTGACCAAGACAAATACAGATTGTTTATTATTCCGAAGTACGGCGATCATGTCCTTGACCGGTGATTTCTACAATTGTATTAAACGTGATGAAATGAATAATCCAGAGTATTGCAACATGAAACTGACATAATGCAgtagactttttcttttttctttttctttttctttttcacatGTCGTTTCTCACTGCATGTATGACGTTTTCATGCATGTAGCGTGCCACAGTCAGGGGAAGAGTGGGGTGTCTGTGCAGGGACAGGAAACTGACTTGAGATCGATCGAAGGACCCCATCTTGTTTGGCTACTCTTTTAGCTGATTCAGATGTTTGTTGCACAATTCAACAATACAAATCCACAATTATTGAGACATTTTCTTGTGCGAGATCTCAGAATTTTTAGATTGAGCAGGTATAAGAGAAAGGCACTGCATAAAATTATTTGATTCTAGCAATGCTTTCGTAGAATCCACGAGTAAGTGTACAAAGCGATGGCAGCTCTATATCACTCAAAAAACAAACATTATCATTTAATTTGAATATATTTTTGACTAAGATTTATATGTTGCCAATATAAGAATGTCGTGATTAGTGCGATCGGCATTGAGGGGGGGAAGATGGGGACGGCACGTGCTGTACCACAAAAGTAGACCCTTCTCTCCACGTTTCGTCCCAAAATAAATTTCATCACGATAGTTGGGTAGAATGGACAAGGGAAGGGTGGTTCCATTGCGGAGAGGCCCATAAAACGGAATTTTTTATGCGAGAAATAGGGCGTTGGTGCGGCTTTCTGCTATGTATGTGGTGTTATCTTTGCTGTCCACCTTGTTTGAAAAAGTTGGGTAGGTAACTACGTGAGGTAAGAATATTGCTTCTGCTATTTCATATTTCTGCTATTTGTTTTATATAGAATTTAGAATTTAGACAAGACTTGAACAGGTATATGTTAAGCACAAGTGTGTCAAATAAGGCGGGGGATACAAATGAACAAATCTCCTCGAAtctgaagatgaaaagcaaagataCTATCTGGTTATGGCAATCCTTACCAAGCTAGCTTATGATTTCAAGATCCATCATTCATATGCTTCAGCTGAAGAGAGAGCACTTGGAAGATTTATCTACCTCGGATACTTTAACCCTCGGATACTTTAATCCGGACGCAGAGGATAGCACTACAAGCGGGATAATGCCGTTTTTACCAAGCAGTGTATTACATCATAAGTAGCTTCATTTTGACCAAGTTAACTCTGCCAAGGGAAATAGCTAAACAACTTCATTCAGACATTGATGCATTAGATCTTGAGCATGAACAAATGAAATTTTTCCtcgaacaaaaaaaaaaaaaaatgaaaaagagcaAGCGTAGCATGCGCTATTGTCATAAGGCCCTAATTTTTGACAGCAGGCTCCTATCTAGCAAATGTCATTCATGCTCCGTAAGTACGGGACAGTTACAGAAATTCTTCCCTGCAGGCATCGTTATATGGGTTTATGCGAAGATAAAAGCATTGAGTTTCCAATGGCTTCAGTGCATCGGCCCTGAGGCTGGAGTTCAAGCCCCCGATCCATTCTTTGCTAGACAGCCTAGCCTATacataaaatttttttttgtcgaAGCCCAGTGCGGGCGTCCCTGCGgactttatagttataaagccGTAGACTTCGACATTGTACAGTCTTGATTCTGGCTGACAGTCCGTCCATTGATGAAGTTGACAATGACGAGCGAATCAAGTACCATGACAATCAACTTGGCATGCCCACGCTTAGAATTTGAAACTCGGGCACAAACACAGTTCTAAAAGGCAaacgaagagaaaaatagCTAGACGGAATGTAGTCTATTAATGCTTGATCTTAAGGTTTTCTATATCTTCATGTTTTAGAGCCCAATTCCAAGAGTTTCCTCAAAAAAACGCCATAATAGACCTAATACCTCAACAGTTGCCGCTCAAATCACAAATCCACATGCCAAACAATGCGACACCAACCAGTCATTCCCATtaataataagaaaaagggggaaaaaaaaaaaagggaaagattGCGCTAGTTGTTCTTAACAAacgtggaaaaaaaaagaaaagaaaagaggagtcAAAAGGGGGGAGCCCTCTAGAGTGTCTTCTGCGTCTCTGGAGTCCAGCCAAGCACAATCTGGTTGAACCTCTCCAGCTGAGCAGGATCAGTAGCCCAAGTCGTCAACAGTCTCACGACAGAGAACTCGCCATACTTTTCCCACTCGTAAAACGAAAACTCCTGCTGCAGCGCCTTGACGAGGCCCTGGGGCAGCAGCGCAAACACCTGGTTGGTCTCGGTCTTTGCGCTGAGCTGGTAGCCGGCGCCGACAATGGACCGCGAGAGCTTCTCGGCGGCCAGGTTGGCGCGGCGGGCGAGGTTGAAGTACAGGCTGTCGTCGTCGCGGAACAGCTCGGCAAACTGGACGCCCATGATGCGGCCCTTTGCGAGCAGCGAGCCGTGCTGCTTGACGAAGAACTCAAAGTCCTCGGCCAGCTTGGGGTccttgacgacgacggcctCGCCGAGCAGCGCGCCGTTCTTGGTGCCGCCGATCCAGAAGATGTCGGTGAGGTCGAGCATGTCGTGCAGCGCCATGTCGTTCATGCTGGAGGTGAGGGCGGCGCCGATGCGGGCGCCGTCGGCGAAGAGCAGCAGGCCGTTTGCCTCACAGAGGCGTTTCAGGGCCGTCAGCTCGGCCTTTGTGTAGACGGTGCCGACCTCGGTGGCGTTGGAGATGTAGACGAGGCGCGGGCGCGCCATGTGCGGGAAGTGCCAGTTGTCGTCGAGGGCCTTGGTCAGCGACTCGGGCGTCAGCTTGCCGTCCCGGGGCGCCACGTTGATGATCTTGTGGCCGCTGGCCTCGACGGCGCCCGTCTCGCGCGTGACGATGTGGCCGGAGCTGCAGGCAATGACGGCCTCATGGGGCCGCAGGCAGGCCGCGATGGAGATTGCGTTGGCCGAGGTGCCGCTGGGcacgaagaagatgcccaCGTCGTCGCGGCCGAGGTGGCGGCGGATCAGCTCGCGGGCTGTCTCGCTGTACGTGTCGTGGCCATAGCCGACCTCCTGCGTGTTGTTGCTGAGCAGCAGGGCGTTGAGGACGTCGGGATGGGCGCCCTCGCTGTAGTCGTCGGTGAAGCTGTACTTGGTCTTGATGGCTGAGGGGCCGGAGGCAGGCATGCTGGGTGGATGGCTTGACGGGGTTGATACCACGATGGCTGACGATGGGAACAGGCGGGAGGAGAGTGTCCAAGTGGTGAGTGGATGGATGAGTGAGTAGCGGCACTCTTGCAATGGCTTCCTTCTCTATATCTAGGGCAATTGGCAGCTGGAGGCGGAAAGACAGGTCAGGCCAACGAGTAAGGGgtccgtcgtcgtcgtctagCACCAGATAAAGATGGCAACGAACGCTACTGTGCAATATGTAATAATCAGCAAGCCATACCAACGCAAGGCATCCACGGAGCTCCCTCGCTTACACAGCACCGGCTAATGCTCAACGAGCCCCCTTCAGAGTTGCCCGAcctgtctctgctgctcgccaggaacaaattttttttattccatTACGAAACCTTTCCACCCCCTAGCCGTGccatctccaaaaaaaaagttccatTGTGGTTTGCAATTAGCAAATGGGATTGGGTCTAGACGCTGATGCCAGCGCCGTCGGAGCCGGCACCTGGAACTAGTGGCTTCACCCGGCAGATGCCGACACAGGCCGGCCGCGATTATCGGACGCGGCATTCCGGGATGTCCTGCTGCTTTGGGACATTGTTGAGAACGATTACGATAACGATGCAACACCACCATTGTCTTGTCCGATTGAGGGAAGCCCGGCGAGATAACAAAGGCGTCTCTCTTGCTGCTTCCCCTCATATGACCTCATATACAGACCACTGCTATGTATGTTACTCGGCTTTACAAGTGGAGAGAAggggaccaaaaaaaaaagataagatggagatggcaatgGACCTTTGTTTTTAGCGGCGGCCAGTCTTGTCGCTGCAACGGCCCCACGTTGAGGCAAGACTTACCAAGTAAGCTCCGAGTGCCACGCATAAGCCCGGGAACGGAACCAGTAAGCCCATATCCTTTGCCCCATCAATCAGTTAAAAAAACACGGACAAGACTCGGTAAGTTTAAGAGGTGCCTGCTTGGGATGCAGCTAGACCCGAAGGATACAAAGGCATATACGAGGATTGTTGAGTTTTGTCTCACACCATCATTGTTtcaaaaaaaaggtttatcaACCAAAGAGACCTGGGAGCAACTCTTTGGTGCTCTCTTCTTGAATAAGCCTGGAACACCATCCCAAAAGCCACACGAGCATAAATAGGAACTATGAAGCGAAACTCAATTGACCCCTCTCTCCAATCCCAATTGACACGGAATGACACAGCAGGTATGTATGGGCTTTATAGATGACATGCGTGGCATTCCGCAAACGAGATAAGCAACCTTGAAGGCAGCCAATGCAGGTTCTCCGCCTTTTGTCCCTCCTTCTCTGTTGGTCACGAGATGCATATGCAAGGATGTTAAGCTAAATGGCTTAAGCTCCGACATCTTCTCTGCATGAGCACGCAGAGTTTGTGATGCTACTGTAGCTCGGGATGCAACACAGCGGTCTACAAAATTGTTGAGGCATCATATGATGACAGGACTGTGCTACTACTACCCCGTACTGCTAGCACTGCTTCTTCACTTTAGAAGGCAAGAATAGATGGTGGGAAATGCCATGACTTTTGGATAAAGAAACGTACAGTTGATTCACTATTTCTGGGCCCTTCCCAAGTTTCATATATCAAAATATCAGAGTATCAAAGAAAGTGTCGCttgcctaaaaaaaaaaaaaaaaaaaaaaaacccctcCCTCCAGAAAATCCTGTGTCATGTAAATCGTCAACTCACTGTTGCTACTCGCCAAATCACCGCCACCATCCTATCCCACAGCCGGGGCCATCATCCGCAGCACcatcgtcttctccatctcttcctttctcccgCCTTCGGCTTCATCCGAGTTTACAGCTCGCCGGGCTCTTCAACAACCAACTCCACCTTGACCTTCTTCAGCCCCAGATCCTCCTCACTCACAGCAGCAGGAACCTCCTCCCGAGAAATGCCGGCCGCGTCATCCACAATTAGCCTTGCCACATTCATGCCCATCAAAGCACTCGTCTCCATCGTCGAGATGAAGCTTTCAATGCCAGAGGTGTAGTACAATCCACTTCCCAGAATAGGGTCCTGGAACGTCACGCGCGGAAGCTCAATCGGGTACGAGTAAAACCAATGAGGGTAGTACCACGAAATCGGATCCACACCGCCGTTCTCGCCCCCATTTTCCCCAGATGTAAAAGCCTCTGGCACTTTGACGCCAAAAAGCTCGGACAGGAACTGTGGGGTCACGGGCTTTGGCGAAAAGATCTTGTACACAAACTCCGTCTTGTTCGTCTTTGGGTTGAGCGTCGTCCTGAGCGTGCTGACAGAGTAGAAGCCCGTCTTGCCAACCCCTTCGGCCCCCTCCTTCGGCTCCTCGCCCTCAGCGAGAGTCGTATATACGTTGCTGGGGGCTGTGCTTCCTGGAGGCAGCTTGAAGAACTCGGGATCTAGTTTGTGGGGAGAAGCGAAGAGCGTAACGTGGAGCTTTGTATAAGGAATCTCTTCAATGTGATGTTGGATGACTCCCTCCCCGGCTTCGATGTTGCTGAATTGCCAAGGAGAGGCGATAATTACATCATCGAATACCGTGCCAACCACTTCTGACTCAGTAGATGATGAAACGGTCGAAGCAGTTGAAATCTCATACTTGGGTGCTGAAGATAAAGTCTTCTCCTTTGCAAAGGCAATAGCAGAGACAGTGATGTTATGATACAGCGTAGCGCCACTGTTTTTGACCATTTGCTCGAAAATACGCCAATTGCCCCCATTGACGGACATGGCGCCATCCGTAGCAAACGAGACCTATACATTCAATATCAGAATCTCAAGAAGGTTGAGTATATGGGAACAAACACCCAGATAAAGGCTTACCATGGTCTCCAATCCATGGAGGTACGCCAGATTCGACGCATAGTTGACCCTCGTAGCAGCCTGAATAATGTGTCTCGAAAACTTTTCATCAATCTGAAAGCAGAGTCAGTCGGCCACCATCATCAAGTTAATCATCCGCGGtgaatctctctctttctcaccTTGTTCTGCGCAAGAAACTGCTCCCCCGTGATCCCCGTGATCTCCACCAGCCCCAGCTCATACGTCCTCGCCGTCAGCGACCGAAACGGGAAATACGGCTGCTCGTACAGCTTCAAGAACTTGCCCACAACCTCCTTGACCAGATTGACAGCCCGGTAGGGACTCATGCCGTACCGCCACCACAGCTTGCCCGCGTCCCACCACCAGGAGGTGCCCTCCGTCGTCTCGTAGACGAAGCTCTCGCCGTCCCAGATGGCCGTGATGTCATCCTGACTGTTGGCAACGCGGTAGTTGGAGCCAATGGTCAGGTTGAAGTTCTTGGTGCCGTTGTAGAGGATGTGGTTGACGCCGACGAAGATGGATGCGCCCAGCTCAATGGGCTGCGACGGGTCGCCATACGCGTCGACGGTCAGCGTGCGGCCGCCAATGCGGTCTGTCTTTTCAAAGATTGTGATGTTGACCTTGACGTTTGCTTCCTCTGCATATTGTCGGAGATGGTACGCAGCTGAGGCCccggcagctccagctcctgagACATTGTGTGGTTAGTTTATAGCTGCCATGTCTGCTGTCTCATATTCATCCCCACCCATATCCCCGAGAAATCAACGTTCACCAGACCGCAACTCACCGATAATAGCAACATTTTTGACTTCAGCCGGCTTCACGTCTTCTTTCGACACGGAAGCATCCGCGGCAACGGCTAATCCCGCCACCAAGGCCGAGCCCAATTGCAGCCGCATCTTCACCCACAACCCAAGTTCAATCCAAACACAGCAAGGCGATGAATACAAACAAACAGTGAGACAAGATACGTAACCGGCGCAGATGGACCGCAAAGAAACTATTCAATGCAATTCACCGAGATCAATCGCTTGATATGCACTGTCGAAGTACGCTCTCCTGCCGAGTTATAGTCTCAGCCTGATGCGGTGGTCAAAAGGAACTTCGTGCAAGCTGCAGGCAGGATGGTCTGATTGCGTACTCCTGCTTGCTCGAATCGCAGTGAGTCCAGCCACAAAGCGAAAGCCACACTCTAGCTAGAGCTTGATGATAGTGCTGAGATGAGCATATCACGTGTTTCGGACCGAGACCAGTCTATACGTTGACAAAGCCATTGAAAATCATAAACAATAAAAGACAACAAGTACTACATGCCAAGGTATGCATACTAAATCCCGATAATTCGGTTCCCAATGCTGACACTGTGGGACCAACTGATGCTTAGCCACCTGCTATAATTGGGGCGGTGCTAGAAACTCATGGCTTGATGGTGCCACCGCCAACGCTCTAAAATCTACATCTACTTAAAAACAACAGAGTACGGTGCGTTGCTTTGTTAATATTGTTACCAATGAATTGCTTGTTTCGCATAGTGTCTTTATTTTAACCAaaacgaagaaagaaaatagtgTACGTTGGAGATATCTCCAGTGGAATTGGCCCTTCAGACACTGAATAATATCATGAACATACATGCTATTCTGATTCTAAATACACGGGCTTTTAAGCCATCTGTACAATCTCTCTGTACAGCATATACACTAAGGTAGATAAATTAAATCAAACAATCGCACGCTTGGGGGAATCGtgcttttggggggggggaataTCTCCGATTTTCAACGCCGGCCGCCCTAGGTATTAAAaaacgccaaaaaaaaaaaaaaaattaaaaaaaaaaattcagtaACCGCAAAAATCAAGTTGTACCTGACAGATATCCCGTCAACAAGACAAAACGAACACCATAAGctcgcttttcttctttggttTCCAACAAGCTGCTGTTATCGCTCCAAtaagtgctgctgctgctgatagtATGTGACATGAAGATTCGCGGGGTTGCTGTGTCAACGCAGCTCGCTGAAATTCACAGAGAGTTCATGTTCTTCCAACAACTCTCGTATTGCTAAGAGGTGATTTATAAACATAATATTCTCATAACAATGAGCCACTCCCCTCGGAGCTGCTGTTGTTCCCGCTCTCGACGCCGCCTCCTGCAGTCGCCGCGGAGCTGCCTCCAGTGCGGAGCAACACCTCTGCACTAGCGCTATTGCTTCTTCCACGAATAGTCCCTGGGACTGCCTCCGTGCTGGCCCGTGATCTGCGTGGACCCGGTAGTGAAACCCCGTCCATGACACTGGCTGGTTCCTCAGTTACCGCCATGTCAACATCGTCGTCGGGCTCTTCACCGTCCTCGTCGCCGCTGCTCAGGTCCACCCCGTCGGGATAGTCATCAGACTGATGAGGGTTTGCCCGTCGACTCATAAACTCTTCGGAAGAATTAAGCTCGTCGTCTCCATCGGATCCATATTCATCCTCCGACCACGAGTCTACGCTAAAAGGCGGGAAAAATATGGCAGGCGGAGGGAGCGGTACTGGTTCCAGGCGTCTAATGCGGCCGGACAAGTATTCGATTCCAATCCTAGATACTTCGCCTTGTGATGGCAATCGACTAGTAAACGGGCGAGGCGACGACGTTGACATTGAAGCCAGCCGATTAATAATGTTGTCGGTTACTTCTTCGGAAAGTTTGCGCCGCTTCACGCCGTGTTGGCCGCCGTGAGCATCAAGCTTTGAGCGCCTCGTCGTTACCACCACCATGAAGTGATCTTCTGGCCGCACACCACCAAGACCGCAGGGCTCAAGCGGATGAATCTCGAGAGTCTGCTGCTCATCGCTCCAGGGAAATTCCAGATTGAGCTCGCTAGATTCATCACCCGAGTCAATCGAAAGCTCAGGTACGCTAGCCCCATCATCCGTGCTCATCTCGGAAATGGCACCCAGGCCGAGGTCGGCGTCACTCAGGGGTCGTCTATTCGTAGAAGAGCCTGATCCTGATCGGAAGGGCAATGGACGAACAAACTGTACTTTTTGAGAGTCCGTCTGTTCTCTTTCACTGGATAATAAATAGGTCGTAGGCGATATATCTCCCGGGTCGCCTGATAGGTCGGTACAGAACGGAGCACCACTATAATAGATAATAGCGCCGTCCCGGAGACGTTTACGACGATTAGAGGCGCCAGAGCCGCTCCGACCCCACCGCGAGTCTGTATTGCTTTCGATGGGACCGAAGGACGACAATGTACCGTCCTCTATCGATGATTGCCCATTGGGCGATTGCTGATTAACGAATAGGGGCTTGTAGTGAAAACTTTCAGAGGGCGCAGTCATCAGTGGCCCAAATTTAGATGGCTGATTGCCCGAGCTCCCAGAGTCTCCCGTTGAGCGTCCTGTTTTCTGCCTCTTACGATGCCCTGCTTTTGTGTTCGCAGTGTCGTCTGTTTCGGGGCTTCGCTGGGAATTGTCACCCGAGCTCTCGCTACTGAATTTGGTGCCGTCTGTACCACCGCGCCATCTTATCTTTCGGCCATCTGGCGACAGCTGAAATTTGGAACTGAGGTCAACGACGGCATTACGAACAAAATCTGGGGTGACATTCATTATGTGCAGCTGCGCCATGTTGCAGAGCAGGTTCAAATAAACCCAACCATCCGCATCGGGGTGAACGTCGTTGTCTGAACGCTCTGGTGGATCGGGTATCAGCTCTGGAGGGACTAGACCTAAATGTCTGATGTACTCCATGTTTTCGGATGGGATTTGAATGCGATCAGGATCGAGGTCTTTGGGCCTCGTGGGTCGCTGTTCAGGAGGTGGTGGCATGGGCGGAGATGGGTTTGATCCCGAGCCACtaccattgccattgccgttACCCCCTGATTCCATCTGATCTTCGTTGGAGTTGGATGCGGAGCCTATGTCTTGCGAtctgcttttctttcctGCGTGATGATGTTCATGGGGAAGAATTCGAGCTTCACGGAGAAGCTCGGATCCAGAATTTGGACTTGGTTTAAGTTTCGGCTGTTGGATAGAAGAGAGACGCAGGGGAGAATGTACTCCTGACGTCCCCTGTGGGGCCTGCGAATTAGATGCAGCTGCGGTTTGATTGGGCTGGTTCCGGCGGGCATGTCGGCCTGCAAATTTGCCTGTGAATATCTGCTCAAGACGTCGGACCACAagcttcctcttttccttttctgtcATGGAAAGAGAACGGGGATATAGCCCTTCGGGAATGTCGCGCAAGTAATTCTCTACTTTCTGCTCATTGGACTTGAATCGTGAGCCTCCTTGTGGCCTATTCAAGGATGTTCCAGATGAACCGGCACCAGTCGACATAGACGCATAAGCCGAGTCAACTGGCCGTGTGTGAGATccagacgaagacgaggcaTGTTTCGATAATGACATGGAGCCTGACCCGGAATACATTCCATCGCGAGTACCATGCCTGGACGATTTTTTGTCGCGCTTCGATGAAGAGGTAGTATCTGGCGAATACCCCAGGCTTGCTGTAAATTCTCGGAGCGTCGCTTCTAATTCgcgctttttcctttttggtaGCCCATGTATCTTAATTTCGAAGAGTTTATCTTTTCGAAGCATATCAGGGCCGTTCTGTTTGTACCGCTTCAGCTCTTCCTTCAACTTCTGGATCTCCACGGTGAGATCATCGATCACGCTTCGATAGTCatcggcgctgctgctgcgagcgGCGTTGAGCATTGGAGGCTCGGCTGTTGGATACTGATACGGCTTGTCTTCATTGGACGAATCCGATTCTTTTTGAAAGAACGGTGGATCGACTGCGCGAGCATGAGCGACTCGAAGTACGGTGGTTTCAGGCAAACGACTTGATACTTACCATCCATGGAATTGCTGTCAAAGATCGCTGTAGGATTTTGGTTTGACTGATTGAACCATTTCTTGGCATCGCTCTGGCCGGTTTCGTTGCTATCGCCCGACGAATTTCGACGGGGGGATGACGAATGTTCGTCATTGCTTTGATTTGGTGGAACTGACCCGCGGCTGGCTTTCAAGGAGGCATCGCGAGCTAGCTGGTGATGTCGCAGGGTAATGGAATTTTGTCCGGAGGTTCGTCGGGGGAGAGGATGGCCTGTCGATGATAGAAGGGGTGGTTCTGGAGGACTACCCTCTGTCGGCTGCATTGTAGATTCAAATGCCAAGcatcaagaagctggcaaTTCTTTGGTTGAATTAGAAAACCATATTTCTCTTTGATTGCCTGGTGAAGCTTCTCGCATCCAGCGGCGCAAGATGAGTCTAAGCTCAGGGTCCAAGTAATGTGACTTGTGACGTAGCCA
It encodes:
- a CDS encoding uncharacterized protein (EggNog:ENOG41) — encoded protein: MQPTEGSPPEPPLLSSTGHPLPRRTSGQNSITLRHHQLARDASLKASRGSVPPNQSNDEHSSSPRRNSSGDSNETGQSDAKKWFNQSNQNPTAIFDSNSMDVDPPFFQKESDSSNEDKPYQYPTAEPPMLNAARSSSADDYRSVIDDLTVEIQKLKEELKRYKQNGPDMLRKDKLFEIKIHGLPKRKKRELEATLREFTASLGYSPDTTSSSKRDKKSSRHGTRDGMYSGSGSMSLSKHASSSSGSHTRPVDSAYASMSTGAGSSGTSLNRPQGGSRFKSNEQKVENYLRDIPEGLYPRSLSMTEKEKRKLVVRRLEQIFTGKFAGRHARRNQPNQTAAASNSQAPQGTSGVHSPLRLSSIQQPKLKPSPNSGSELLREARILPHEHHHAGKKSRSQDIGSASNSNEDQMESGGNGNGNGSGSGSNPSPPMPPPPEQRPTRPKDLDPDRIQIPSENMEYIRHLGLVPPELIPDPPERSDNDVHPDADGWVYLNLLCNMAQLHIMNVTPDFVRNAVVDLSSKFQLSPDGRKIRWRGGTDGTKFSSESSGDNSQRSPETDDTANTKAGHRKRQKTGRSTGDSGSSGNQPSKFGPLMTAPSESFHYKPLFVNQQSPNGQSSIEDGTLSSFGPIESNTDSRWGRSGSGASNRRKRLRDGAIIYYSGAPFCTDLSGDPGDISPTTYLLSSEREQTDSQKVQFVRPLPFRSGSGSSTNRRPLSDADLGLGAISEMSTDDGASVPELSIDSGDESSELNLEFPWSDEQQTLEIHPLEPCGLGGVRPEDHFMVVVTTRRSKLDAHGGQHGVKRRKLSEEVTDNIINRLASMSTSSPRPFTSRLPSQGEVSRIGIEYLSGRIRRLEPVPLPPPAIFFPPFSVDSWSEDEYGSDGDDELNSSEEFMSRRANPHQSDDYPDGVDLSSGDEDGEEPDDDVDMAVTEEPASVMDGVSLPGPRRSRASTEAVPGTIRGRSNSASAEVLLRTGGSSAATAGGGVESGNNSSSEGSGSLL
- a CDS encoding uncharacterized protein (SECRETED:SignalP(1-19)), which translates into the protein MRLQLGSALVAGLAVAADASVSKEDVKPAEVKNVAIIGAGAAGASAAYHLRQYAEEANVKVNITIFEKTDRIGGRTLTVDAYGDPSQPIELGASIFVGVNHILYNGTKNFNLTIGSNYRVANSQDDITAIWDGESFVYETTEGTSWWWDAGKLWWRYGMSPYRAVNLVKEVVGKFLKLYEQPYFPFRSLTARTYELGLVEITGITGEQFLAQNKIDEKFSRHIIQAATRVNYASNLAYLHGLETMVSFATDGAMSVNGGNWRIFEQMVKNSGATLYHNITVSAIAFAKEKTLSSAPKYEISTASTVSSSTESEVVGTVFDDVIIASPWQFSNIEAGEGVIQHHIEEIPYTKLHVTLFASPHKLDPEFFKLPPGSTAPSNVYTTLAEGEEPKEGAEGVGKTGFYSVSTLRTTLNPKTNKTEFVYKIFSPKPVTPQFLSELFGVKVPEAFTSGENGGENGGVDPISWYYPHWFYSYPIELPRVTFQDPILGSGLYYTSGIESFISTMETSALMGMNVARLIVDDAAGISREEVPAAVSEEDLGLKKVKVELVVEEPGEL